Proteins found in one Sphaeramia orbicularis chromosome 8, fSphaOr1.1, whole genome shotgun sequence genomic segment:
- the recql5 gene encoding ATP-dependent DNA helicase Q5 produces MTTTLKQALKAHFGFDSFRSKLQEDIVKAVVRGDRDVFVCMPTGAGKSLCYQLPAMLAEGITLVISPLIALIQDQVDRLKDLNIPACSINSKLPAGERRLILADLESSSPKLKLLYITPEMVASPSFQPCLTGLCSRGLLSYLAVDEAHCVSQWGHDFRPDYLKLGDLRARLPGVPCLALTATAPKNVQDDILKSLRLQLPLSFASPVFRSNLHYDVIFRELLPNPYVHLHAFITKALEQGNGSNGKGCGIVYCRTREGCETVAYQLTKLGVLAKAYHAGLKAGDRIEVQNDWMQGKVLVIVATISFGMGVDKPNVRFVAHWNVAKSLASYYQESGRAGRDGLPSSCRTYYSAKDKEQISFLIRQEVTRKQEKRGSAQETDKMAMKDFEAMVSFCEQEGCRHATISKFFGDKTPNCAGACDYCSNPKVVRAQIARAAALSTRTQAAQSTEPKGPFGFRPDLYEGGRKGYGFERYDEEGGSNSDEETRQRKKEFSDLFKKQMNMRKGADNHREDFVPPDADCPLREASSQRIPRLTVKAREHCLHLLQEALHGHQGADDCFNSDNLTVAVDLEHAVFKSSKSSNLYKAAVLKKVEEMKKVAAVSGRDDEEKTSSSETKKLKEEAPSSSSSSFTEELQGFTSASEVYSFKRKRVGAGQRGSSNPFQTAKDLLEATRDQSGSNQWTESGGFSNNTSGNSTESAAKKETNTDKSVAVTSSIKARANAAASLNSPTKGSRALTKKQQKLAEAAKTSRNISHYFGKKQTKNESQEPETLTELDGTLSCSTDVNSEDITEQQHPPVTVELADSSPVEIVTHDVITTEADTDVMVISDDEEEEIHTEMLVEQNMTSTTEPKTTEEEVKPPLALEVTDDMRAKRDTSPPAKRSRPADGTSRRVTFNPTVQERALHAVNEAPKPVTLKEAADIVVRCLDPFYTQGKFATKELFKSFARYLSHLLAEGRNRGRGQVKAEAKALIKKFFSKVKRCESEVDWKHLKTPQSCKNTENKE; encoded by the exons ATGACAACAACTTTAAAACAGGCTTTAAAAGCCCATTTTGGCTTTGACAGCTTCAGGTCTAAACTACAGGAAGATATTGTTAAGGCAGTCGTCAGAG GTGACAgagatgtgtttgtgtgcatgccgACTGGAGCTGGGAAGTCCCTTTGTTACCAGCTCCCTGCAATGCTGGCAGAAGGCATTACTCTGGTTATATCCCCTCTAATCGCTCTCATTCAG GACCAAGTGGATCGCCTTAAGGACTTAAATATCCCTGCCTGCTCTATCAACTCCAAGCTCCCAGCAGGTGAGCGGCGTCTTATCCTGGCTGACTTGGAGAGCAGCAGTCCAAAGCTGAAGCTGCTCTACATCACTCCAGAGATGGTGGCCTCTCCCTCCTTCCAACCATGCTTGACAGGTCTGTGCTCCCGTGGCCTGCTGTCGTACTTGGCTGTGGACGAGGCTCACTGTGTGTCTCAGTGGGGTCATGATTTCAGACCTGACTACCTCAAACTGGGAGACCTGCGTGCACGTTTGCCGGGGGTTCCCTGCTTGGCCTTAACAGCAACAGCTCCCAAGAATGTGCAAGATGATATACTGAAGTCCCTTCGGCTGCAGTTGCCACTGTCTTTTGCCTCACCTGTTTTCCGCAGTAACTTGCACTATGATGTGATCTTCAGGGAGCTGCTGCCGAACCCATACGTCCACCTGCATGCCTTCATTACAAAGGCACTGGAACAGGGCAATGGATCTAATGGAAAG GGTTGTGGGATTGTGTACTGTCGGACCAGGGAGGGATGTGAAACCGTAGCCTACCAGCTGACTAAGCTTGGAGTTTTGGCCAAAGCTTATCATGCAG GTTTAAAGGCAGGAGATCGCATAGAGGTTCAGAATGACTGGATGCAGGGAAAAGTGCTGGTTATTGTAGCCACTATCAGCTTTGGAATGGGTGTAGACAAGCCCAATGTCAG atTTGTAGCTCACTGGAATGTAGCTAAGTCCCTGGCCAGTTACTACCAAGAGTCTGGCCGAGCAGGGAGAGATGGACTGCCCTCCTCCTGTCGCACATATTACTCCGCAAAAGATAAGGAGCAAATTTCCTTCCTCATCCGGCAGGAGGTCACCCGCAAACAG GAAAAACGCGGCTCTGCGCAGGAGACGGACAAAATGGCCATGAAAGACTTTGAGGCCATGGTATCATTCTGTGAACAAGAGGG TTGTCGTCATGCCACCATCTCCAAATTTTTCGGGGACAAGACCCCAAACTGCGCAGGTGCATGTGACTACTGCAGCAACCCCAAAGTTGTACGAGCTCAGATTGCTCGAGCGGCGGCCCTCAGCACCAGGACTCAAGCAGCACAGAGCACAGAACCCAAAGGACCGTTCGGCTTCCGGCCTGATCTTTATGAAGGAGGGAGGAAAGGCTATGGTTTTGAAAG GTATGATGAAGAGGGCGGCAGCAACAGTGATGAAGAAACCAGACAAAGAAAAAAGGAGTTTTCTGATCTCTTCAAGAAACAGATGAACATGCGGAAG GGAGCTGACAATCACAGGGAGGACTTTGTTCCCCCAG ATGCTGACTGCCCACTCAGGGAGGCCAGCAGCCAGAGGATTCCCAGGCTGACTGTGAAG GCCAGAGAACACTGCCTGCACCTTTTGCAAGAAGCACTACatggccaccagggggcagaTGACTGTTTCAA CAGTGATAATCTTACCGTAGCAGTGGATTTGGAACATGCGGTTTTCAAGAGCAGCAAGTCTTCCAACCTTTACAAAGCTGCCGTCCTAAAAAAA GTAGAGGAGATGAAGAAAGTGGCAGCAGTTTCAGGAAGAGATGATGAGGAGAAGACCAGCAGCAGTGAGACCAAGAAACTGAAAGAGGAggccccttcctcttcttcttcatccttcACTGAGGAGCTGCAAGGGTTTACATCTGCATCTGAGGTTTATTCA TTTAAGCGTAAGAGGGTGGGGGCAGGTCAGAGGGGCTCATCCAATCCCTTCCAGACCGCCAAAGATCTACTGGAGGCCACCAGGGATCAAAGTGGATCTAACCAGTGGACAGAAAGTGGTGGTTTTTCTAATAACACTTCAGGAAATTCTACAGAATCAGCTGCCAAGAAAGAGACAAACACGGATAAATCTGTGGCTGTAACGTCATCTATTAAAGCCAGAGCAAACGCCGCCGCCTCCTTAAACAGCCCGACAAAAGGAAGCAGAGCTTTGACCAAGAAGCAGCAGAAGCTAGCGGAGGCTGCGAAGACTTCCCGTAATATTTCCCACTACTTtgggaagaaacaaacaaaaaatgaaagcCAAGAGCCAGAAACTCTGACAGAACTTGATGGTACATTATCTTGCTCTACTGACGTGAACTCTGAAGATATAACTGAGCAACAACACCCACCTGTCACTGTGGAACTGGCAGACAGCAGCCCCGTGGAAATAGTGACACACGACGTGATCACAACAGAAGCAGATACAGATGTAATGGTTATATCtgacgatgaagaggaggaaaTTCATACAGAGATGTTGGTTGAACAGAATATGACTTCAACCACAGA ACCAAAGACAACAGAGGAAGAAGTTAAACCACCATTAGCATTAGAG GTGACAGACGACATGAGAGCGAAACGAGACACCTCTCCTCCAGCGAAACGCAGTCGCCCTGCAGACGGGACCAGCAGGAGGGTGACCTTTAACCCCACAGTGCAGGAGCGGGCGCTGCATGCAGTGAACGAGGCGCCCAAACCGGTGACGCTGAAGGAGGCGGCTGACATTGTGGTCCGCTGCCTGGATCCGTTTTACACTCAGGGAAAATTTGCAACTAAG gaGCTGTTCAAGTCCTTCGCCCGCTATTTATCTCATCTTCTTGCAGAGGGGCGAAACCGGGGAAGAGGACAAG TTAAAGCAGAAGCCAAAGCTCTTATCAAGAAGTTTTTCAGTAAAGTGAAACGCTGCGAGAGTGAGGTGGACTGGAAGCACCTCAAAACGCCTCAAAGCTGTAAAAACACGGAAAACAAGGAATGA
- the LOC115424297 gene encoding butyrophilin subfamily 3 member A3 has protein sequence MMQCFHFMVEPAKNLTAKIKESHKKAKNEKREPLDEDQLFVVDLARDLSRVCQKSAVLDNIWNQDDTWPTPLCRAVILQWASILENKKRPMQTDGWPEMDESKQPDVYNEDDVQHGKAVILNWIKDLRAQPEQSVWPGEPVAKALEDLQSAWRWGRVPNLVSALELVMWTLVLQSPDKDTLPQEWLMWKQRTQKIGSIPYIPQPVWDWISDAAVEVSLDLNTANPDLLITDDKRMRCGFERKDIPNYHQRFDGWWCAVGVEGFTSGRYYWEVEVGERDWRLGVAKESALRKGFKSLNTNTGYLTLRLERGTELKALTVPFTALPPGLISRKVGIYLDYDQGQLSFYDAEKHFHIYTYNEHFTDKLFPLFGTVEIIKDLVIRSPAAKTECLCPTSCLWG, from the exons ATGATGCAGTGTTTTCACTTCATGGTGGAGCCGGCCAAAAACCTAACGGCCAAGATAAAG GAATCgcacaaaaaggcaaaaaacGAGAAGAGGGAGCCGCTGGATGAGGACCAGCTTTTTGTTGTGGATCTGGCCAGAGATCTCAGCCGAGTCTGTCAG AAGTCAGCGGTCCTGGACAACATCTGGAACCAGGATGACACTTGGCCGACCCCCCTCTGcagggctgtcatcctacagtgGGCCTCCATCCTGGAGAATAAG AAGAGGCCCATGCAGACTGATGGCTGGCCAGAGATGGATGAGAGCAAACAGCCTGATGTGTATAATGAGGATGACGTGCAACATGGAAAGGCAGTGATCCTGAACTGGATAAAGGACCTGAGGGCTCAGCCAGag CAAAGTGTGTGGCCTGGGGAGCCTGTAGCGAAGGCTCTGGAGGACCTGCAGTCGGCCTGGCGTTGGGGCCGAGTGCCCAACCTGGTGTCTGCTTTGGAGCTGGTCATGTGGACTTTAGTCTTACAGAGCCCAGATAAG GATACCTTACCACAGGAGTGGCTCATGTGGAAGCAGAGGACTCAGAAGATTG GTTCCATTCCCTACATTCCTCAGCCAG TTTGGGATTGGATCTCAGATGCCGCAG TGGAGGTGTCTCTGGATTTGAACACAGCCAACCCTGACCTCCTCATTACTGATGACAAGAGGATGCGTTGTGGCTTCGAGAGGAAAGACATACCCAACTATCACCAGCGCTTTGATGGATGGTGGTGTGCCGTCGGGGTTGAGGGCTTCACTTCTGGCCGCTACTACTGGGAGGTTGAGGTCGGTGAGCGAGACTGGCGACTTGGTGTGGCCAAAGAATCTGCCCTGAGGAAAGGCTTCAAGTCCctgaacacaaacacaggctACCTGACCCTGCGTCTGGAGAGGGGCACTGAGTTGAAAGCTCTGACAGTTCCCTTCACTGCCTTGCCACCTGGCCTCATCTCCCGTAAAGTGGGCATCTACCTTGACTACGACCAGGGCCAGCTGTCCTTCTATGACGCAGAGAAACACTTTCATATTTACACCTATAATGAGCACTTTACTGATAAGCTGTTCCCCTTGTTTGGTACAGTGGAGATCATCAAGGATCTGGTGATTCGCTCCCCAGCTGCTAAGACCGAATGCCTCTGCCCCACATCCTGCCTCTGGGGTTGA